GCTCATAAGGTAACGCTCGTAACTCGTACGCTCGTAACGCGAAGCTTCGCGAGTATTCGGTTTCCTGAAGACGTGCCGGTCAGCTTGCGAGCCGCGCGACCCAGCCAACCAGCAGGACGATCGGCATCACGAGGAGCGCCGCTGCGAGACCCAGCGTTCCAAGCGCAGCCGCCGACCACAGCAGAAACAGCGCAGCATCGCTTCCCGCAAAGCTTTCGGGATCCGAATCGAGACGCAGCTGGCAGCGAAGGTCACGCACGGTGCCGCCGAGCATCGCTTCATCGAACTCTCGTTCGTAGAGATTGCGGCTTCGCCGGCCGCGCACGAACGCGCGCCACATCCGCGCCGGTGAAATGAACAGCCCCATGCCGAGCGCGAACAGGTTGAGAAGCCACGCTGCCCAGTGATCGCGGCAGTTCGACGCGATCTCCCACGCACCGATCTCGGCCTCACCGGTCATGTCGGTGTCATAGTCCGTGACCACATGGTGGAGATCGTGCAGCCTTACCGACCGGACGCGCTGCGGCGTATTCGGAAATGCGAACGGGACCGGGCCGATCTTCACGCTGACCCACTTCGCGTCGTAGCCGCCTTCGCCGAAACCGTTGGCGTCGAAATACTGCCGGCGGGCTTCGAGGAGCGTAAGCGAATCGGCGTAGCGGGCCACGCGCGCCGTATCGCGCCGGAAAGCGAACGGGTCAAGCCCCCGCGCCGTGCCGGTCGCAGCGTTGCTGGTTCCGAGCGGCCGCGCCGGTATAAGCGTGCGCGAGAAAGGCGCCGCGCCCGCGGCGCGCCGCAGATTCCGCCACGCAAGGACCACATACAATGACGACCAACGCTCCTTCCATCGCCGAAGTTCACGCAAAACTGACCGCTCCCGGAGAGCTCCTCGAAATGGCGGAAGTCGTCATCCGCGGCGTTCCGACCCGCGTCTGGAAGAACGCGCCGCCGTCGCTCGCCGCCGTGCTCACGTTCAGCCGCGGACACGGCGATGCGGATTTCATGGTCTACGAGGACGACCGCTGGAGCTTCGAGCGACACTTTCGCGCATGCGCGCGGCTCGCGAACGTACTGATCGACCGCTACGGCATAAAGAAGGGCGACCGCGTCGCGATCGCGATGCGCAATTTCCCGGAGTGGTCGGTGGCGTTCTGGGCTGCATCGGCCGCGGGCGCGATCGTCGTTCCGCTCAACGCGTGGTGGACCGGACCGGAGCTCGTCTACGGGCTCGACGATTCGGGCTCGACGGTGCTGTTCGCCGATGCCGAGCGACTCGACCGCCTCGTCCCCGAGCTCGCGCAGCTGCCGGGGCTTCGCATCATCTCGGCCCGCGACGAGCGCGATGTTCTTCCCGGCGGCGCCGAGCATTTCAACGACGTGCTCGGCGAGATTCCGGACGACGCTTCATTGCCGGACGTTGCAATCGATTCCGAAGACGACGCGACGATCTTCTACACGTCGGGGACGACCGGCCATCCGAAGGGAGTGCTCGGCACGCAGCGCAACATCTGCGGGAACCTCTTCAGCCTGCGCTTTGCAAATATGCGCGCGGCAATGCGCGGAAGCGTCACCGGCGCGAAACCCGCCGCGGCCGGTCAGGGCGTCTATCTGCTGTCGGTGCCGTTCTTTCACGCGACCGGCTGCCATTCGATCCTGGTCGCAAACCTCGCGGCAGGTAACCGGCTCGTGATCATGCACAAGTGGGACGCCGGCCGCGCGCTCGAGCTGATCGAGCGCGAGAAGGTTGCCACGTTCGGCGGCGTGCCGGCGATGGTCTGGCAGGTACTGACGCATCCCGATTTTGCGACGCGCGATCTGTCGAGCGTGCGCTCGATCGGCTACGGCGGCGCACCGGCGGCGCCGGAGTTGGTCCGCAAGATCGAAGAGATGTTCCCCGGCCGCACTCCGAGCAACGGTTACGGCATGACGGAGACGTCGTCGGTGACGACGCTGAACATGGGCGTCGACTACATCCGCCATCCCGACAGCGTCGGCGTTCCGGTGCCGGTCTGCGACGTGAAAGTCGTCGACGACGTCGGCCGCACGCTTCCTGCGGGTGAAGTCGGTGAGTTGTGGATCAAGGGTCCGAACGTCGTCAAGGAATACTTCCACAAGCCCGAGGCGTCGGCGGCAACGTTTACCGACGGCTGGGTGCATACGGGCGATCTCGCACGCATCGACGACGAAGGCTTCGTCTACCTGGTCGATCGCGCGAAGGATCTGCTGATTCGCGCGGGCGAGAACATTTCGTCGGCCGAGGTCGAAGCGGCGCTGTTCGAGCACCCGTCGATCGACGATGCCGCGGTGATCGGAATTCCGGATCAGGTTCTCGGCGAGGAAGTCGGCGCAGTCGTCCACCTCGCGCCGGGAACTTCGGCAACGGAAGACGAGCTGAAAGCGTGGGTGGCCAAAAGGCTCGCTGGCTTCAAGGTACCGCGCAAGGTGTGGTTCTTCGACGAGCCTCTGCCGCGCAATCCGGCGGGCAAGATCCTCAAGCGCGATCTCAAGAAGCAGTTGCTCGGGGTCTGACTGGCACACTCGGCGAATCGTTCTCTGGGCGAGACGTTTCTCCGTAAGGGCGGTCGGCATGGGCATGCCCGCGCGCTCGCTTTAGTCCTCGCTTCGCTGCGGAACGACTCGCACGCGGGCACGCCCACGCCGCCCGCCCTCGCGACGCCGTGCTTCCGTTATGTTCGTCATTGCTTTGTCTGCGCTCGCTCTGGCCGTGATGGCGGCTGTTCGTTACAGTCTGCGGACGTTCGATGACCGGTCTTTCGCCTGCATGCGGCTTCTGCCGCACCACTCGAGTGCTCTGCTTCTGGGGCATGCTTCGTCCCTACGAGCCAGGGAGTCGCGTCCTGCTGTTTGCGTGCAGTCTTCTTCTCGCTGCCGGCATAGGCGTGTCATGCTGGCCACTCGACGAACAAACCGCCTCGATGTGGATACTCGGTGGCATTCTTTTCCTGGTTTCCGCGCTTGGCTTGCTGGTGGCTTTGTTCGGGTGCGAGTCGTGCGTCGTCAGGATGCGCGGCGACGTCTGATCCCGCTGAACCCGACCTGCATGCTCTCGGTGCGATTCACCGGCTGATGCTGAGCAATGCCGGCCGCGTGCAGGAATCCGGATAGCTTCTACAGTGGGGCCGCCACATGCGTGAGTTTCCTCGACGCCAGCACCGAATACATCCTCGTGATGCGTCCGTCCGCGTCGACGTCGGCTTGCAGCACGAAGCGCCGCGCGACGCGCGCTACGTCGATCTCGGGATGATCGTCTCCGCGATCGGGAAGGTCGACGTAGAGCGCCGGCATGCCGCCGACCAGGATGCTGCGCACGCTGCCGACGCCGCCGAATTTCTGGAAGATGCCGTGGTAGAAGCGCGCGACCTTCGACGCGCCGAGGATCGGATTGAGCGCGGCGTAGAACTCGCCTCCGCCGTCGCTCATCGCGCGGCAGTCGGCGGCCAGGATGTTCTCCATGGCCCGGAGGTCGCCGGCGAGCAGGGCCTCGGTGAACTTCCACAGCGCTTCACGGGCCTGGTCGCGGGCGTCCGTGATCGACGGGTGGCGTGAGCCCTCGTAGCCTTTCATCGCGCGCCTGGCCCGAAGGTGCGCGACCTTGATGCCGCCCTCGGTGGCGCCGAGAACGGCGGCGGTCTCGCGCACGGTGTAGTCGAACACGTCGCGCAGCAGCAGCACGGCCCGCTGCCTCGGCGTCAGCGCTTCGAGCGCGACCAGGAACGCCATCGACATGCTTTCGACGAGGTCGTAGCGGCCTTCGGTGCTGACACCCGATGCGACCGCCTCCACGGCATCGATCGGCTCGGCATCGGCCGGGCCGGCAATCGGCGACGGCAGCCACGGTCCGACATACGGGCTCCGCTTGCGGCGGCGAAGGAGATCGTGCGCGAGGTTCATCGCGACGCGCACGAGCCACGGCCGCAGCGGCCGCCCGTCCGCTTCGGGCGCGTGCTCGAGGAGTCGCACGAAGGTTTCCTGGAGCAGGTCGTCGGCGTCCGCCGCGCAGCCGGTCATCCGGTAGAGAAGGCCCCACAGGAAGCTCCGGTGCTCGTCGAACAGTGCGGCCGAACTATCTGCCATATCAAGCGAAACGTCCCGAGCTCGTGCAACGGACGAAGTCTTCATGCGACCGTGGCCATCGTATCGGCGGCATAGCTTGCGACCTCGCGAATCGCTCGCGGCAGACTTCCTTTCGCACCGGCGCCGTCCCGTTTCGATCCCGCCATGCCTGCACGGTCGGCCGCTATCAGACCAGCGCGCCGGCCGCTCGAGACGGCGGTATCGGCGATCATCGATTCGTCTCCGACCCAGTCGCCAGCAACGACGAGCGACGGCGTTCCGGGAACGTCGGGCCCGGGCCGGCTCCTTCCAGCCTGGACGAGCGCGCCGGTGACCAGCATCTGCGGAAGGTACCGGCGCTCGACGAGCTCGCTTCGCCAGCCGG
The genomic region above belongs to Candidatus Limnocylindrales bacterium and contains:
- a CDS encoding class I adenylate-forming enzyme family protein: MTTNAPSIAEVHAKLTAPGELLEMAEVVIRGVPTRVWKNAPPSLAAVLTFSRGHGDADFMVYEDDRWSFERHFRACARLANVLIDRYGIKKGDRVAIAMRNFPEWSVAFWAASAAGAIVVPLNAWWTGPELVYGLDDSGSTVLFADAERLDRLVPELAQLPGLRIISARDERDVLPGGAEHFNDVLGEIPDDASLPDVAIDSEDDATIFYTSGTTGHPKGVLGTQRNICGNLFSLRFANMRAAMRGSVTGAKPAAAGQGVYLLSVPFFHATGCHSILVANLAAGNRLVIMHKWDAGRALELIEREKVATFGGVPAMVWQVLTHPDFATRDLSSVRSIGYGGAPAAPELVRKIEEMFPGRTPSNGYGMTETSSVTTLNMGVDYIRHPDSVGVPVPVCDVKVVDDVGRTLPAGEVGELWIKGPNVVKEYFHKPEASAATFTDGWVHTGDLARIDDEGFVYLVDRAKDLLIRAGENISSAEVEAALFEHPSIDDAAVIGIPDQVLGEEVGAVVHLAPGTSATEDELKAWVAKRLAGFKVPRKVWFFDEPLPRNPAGKILKRDLKKQLLGV
- a CDS encoding sigma-70 family RNA polymerase sigma factor; the protein is MADSSAALFDEHRSFLWGLLYRMTGCAADADDLLQETFVRLLEHAPEADGRPLRPWLVRVAMNLAHDLLRRRKRSPYVGPWLPSPIAGPADAEPIDAVEAVASGVSTEGRYDLVESMSMAFLVALEALTPRQRAVLLLRDVFDYTVRETAAVLGATEGGIKVAHLRARRAMKGYEGSRHPSITDARDQAREALWKFTEALLAGDLRAMENILAADCRAMSDGGGEFYAALNPILGASKVARFYHGIFQKFGGVGSVRSILVGGMPALYVDLPDRGDDHPEIDVARVARRFVLQADVDADGRITRMYSVLASRKLTHVAAPL